The following is a genomic window from Calypte anna isolate BGI_N300 chromosome 15, bCalAnn1_v1.p, whole genome shotgun sequence.
tatttcatgattgCTGAGTCCCAGAcgtccaccgaccaccacatctcccaccatcccctctctgtttgtgaacaggaggTCTAGCGGGGCTCCATCCCCggtgggctcatttaccagctggagcaggaaattatcctctatacactctatAAATTTCTTAGACTGGCTCCTTtctgtggtgtggagttcccagcagatgtctggcaggttaaagtccCCCACGAGATCAAGGgctgatgattttgaaacatccgccagctgcctgtagaataattcatcaccctcatcatcctgattgggtggtctgtaacagactcccaccaggatgTCAGCCTTGTTGTCCTTCCCCCTGGTTCTGATCCACAGGGACTCAACCTTATTGTTACTGACTTCAacttctacagagtcaagagactaACATACAGAGCTACCCCTGCACttctcctaccctgcctgtcccttctgaagagcctgtagccagccatggcagcactccagccATGGGAGTCATCCCCCCATCCatgatggtgactccatcacagctttcctgctgcaccatggcttccagctcctcctgtttgttgcccatgctgcgtgcacTGGTGTagatgcacttcagctgggctgctgatttggctcttaacttgggctgtccacccttgggctcctttctggagagcccgatttcagccccttcccccttcaaacctagtttaaagccctccttatcagccctgCCAACTTACAggctagagtcctttttcccctgttagatagatgaagcccatctggtTTGAAGAAACCAGGTTTGATGAAATTTGGCCCATGCTCAAAACCCCCAAAGTTCCtccggtggcaccaatccctcaGCCACCTATTGCTATGACAGGTTTTCCTACTCCTCTCCTCGttcatctctgctactgcaggaaCCGAGGTGAgcaccacctgtgctcctgacccatcaactaatcgacccagggccttgaagtcctttttgaTTGCCTTagtacttcttccattaatgtcatcactgccagcctggactaccagcAGTGGATAATAGATCTGAGGGCTGGATTAGCTGGGGGAGTCTCCTACTGAAATCCCTCACCCGGGCCCCAGGAAGGCGGCAGAACTCCCTGTAGGATGGGTCCGGTggacatatagggccctcagttcccctcagaagggagtcatCAACTCCAAAtacccttcttttttcctttgtagctGTAGTTTAACAAGTCTGGTAGATGGAGGGTGACCAGGAGACCTTAcagacagatcttcctcttgtgtgtcctctgcctgattctGAGTCTAAGGCCTCATCTCTGTTCTCTAAGGGTACCTGAGCAGATGGTGGGTgttgggaggggattcttttgcctctctgaTGAaggacctgtttccattcccttccATCCCCCTGGTTTGCTccaactgcctgatggcaggagggaCAGGGCTTCAGCACctccttctggacttcttttgggttagaatgggtgtgactccaccagtcaatttccctttcgcTGTCCCTAATACTTCCTattctctccacctcctccctgagctctgccaccaggcacagcaaaTCCTTCACCTGCTGGCatcacacacagaccccactcacactgtGCTAACACCAGGTGCTAGCACTCACTGGTGCTAACACCAGGCTTAAACACTCTGTGCAGCCAGAGCCCTGAACAGCTACATCTGTCTTCGTGTTCCTCTTCAGGGGTTCcgtctgtgtggacacaccctGCATCTTAACAGcaacaggttttgcttttttggagaccactgctccttcaagagagctgGAAGGTGGCCGTgcccctcctgcttgccctgcctCGCTACCTGCTGTGCCACGTTCCTGTTTGCTGCTCCTGTTCGCCGCACTCCCGGTTGCTGGCGCTCCTCACACCCCTTTATATCcctctgggcagggctgggtgccaCTCCCTTATCAGATGatgattggcctcacctgagaccacaAGCAGATGTGCCACATGTCCCTGGAGCTGGGCACACAAAGTACAAGTGGGACAATTACCCTGTGCCCACctctccacagcctctctgctcttccagctgATCCCAACACTCTCTTCCGCTCCAGCTCGTTGGCCTCCAAGTCTATGGGGCAGCTCATGAAGGTGAGCGTGGGAGGGGACACCAGCCAGGTCCCTGCTGCACCTTCCCACGATGGCACAGGTCCTGGTGACCCCCCAGCAGGACATCTGGGAACCAAGTTGAGGGCCCAAGAATTTGACATCCCATCCCTTGCAGGTGGTGGGGCTGCCCTACCTTCACCAAGTCCTGAAGCCCGTGGTGAACCGCATCTTCGAGGATTAAAAATGCGTGGAGCTGGATCccagcaggatggagctgagcCACAGCAGGTGAGTGGGGGGGGGACAACTAGAGGTGGGGGACAGGCTGTCCCAAGCCATCCCCATCCTGTGGGAAGGAGTCAACCATTGCTGCAGAGCCCGTGGGTCACCTCAGTGGGTTTGTGTCCAACTAGGGGGGGTGACCCATTCCTGGGTGCCCCCTGAGGCAGTGGTATCCCCACAGAAGGATCTCCTTCAAGGGGTCCCTGTCGGAGGCACgagggcaggagagcagcttggAGGTGCTGAAGGGCTTCCTGGGGGACATCATGGACTCCATCGTGGGCTCGGTGGAGAAGTGTCCCCTCCTCATGAGGGTGACCTTCTAGCAGCTCCGCCGGCGGGTGGAGCAGCGGTTCCCCTCGGCACAGCACGAGgtggggcaggaggtggggCTGGTGGGGTCTACGCTCCCCCGGGACCACCAGCCCGAGCCCTGAGGGGTCCCTGTCCCTGGCCAGGCGGTGGGGTACTTCTCCATCAGTGGGTTTCTCTTACTCTGGTTCTTTGCCCCTGCTGTCCTCACCCCAAAGCTCTTCCGGCTCCGGGAGCAGCACGCAGAGCCCCGCACCGGCCGCACCCTCCTGCTCCTCGCCAAGGTGGGGAGACTGGGGGGGATGGGGAtactggggagggatggggataTCAGGGAGGGATGAGGCCATTAAAAAGGGATGGGGACATTTGGGACACCAGGGAGAGATGGAGACActggagagggatggggacactggggagagaaagggacctatggagggatggggacactAGAGAGGGGTGAGGATTCTGAGGAGACACCCCAGAAAGGACAAAGATTCTAGAGAGGGTGAGGACACTGTGAAGAGATGGGAGGGGGATgtcaggcagggatggggacgCCAGGAAGGTGGGGACACCCTGTGGAGAGGTGGGGACACAGGGGAAGGGTGGGAATcacagggagggacagggaaCTTGGGAAGGGACAGTGACCCAGGGAATGCTGTGGACCTCAAGGGGGGCAGTGCCGTTCCTGTCCCCATGGCACGTGCCACGGgctggctccagccctgctgtccCCCTGCCATGCCACCCACCCCGGGGGCTGCTCCACTCTCCCACTTTCTTCCCTGGTTCCCAAGCTCCCGGGGGGCAGGGGAGCACCCAGAGGGGGGTGCCCCTCCGCAGCCCCCCCCGCTCTGGGGGGCACGGCAGCGTGAGCTCTTCCTGGTGCCAGGCAGGCGATGCAGAGCATCGGGaacctggggctgcagcagggacagggcaaGGAGCCCTGGATGGCCCTCTCCACACCGTCCTGCTGCCCGCTGTCACCCGGGTCAAAGCTTTCTTGGATGACCTGGTCACGGTGGAAAGCACCCAGGGTGAGTGGGCACgggaaggggggtgggggggcggGTGGCATCATCCCTGCTGTCCCCCGCCTCCTGGCGGCACCCCCAGGAAGGGGAGACCCcgctgggtgctgctgggatggcCGAGAAGGTGCTGGGGGTTACTCTGCCGtgctgcagtggcagcaggCGAGGGGACAGTGCCACCCTCCCTTTGGGACCCCTCGGCCACCATCAAGGAAGGGTTCCTGCACACCCGCCCGGCTGGGGAGGGCACGGTCCTGCCCCGCTTGGCTTTCAAGAAAAGGTACTTCTGGCTCAGCAGTGAGACCCTCACCTACTCCAAGTGCCCCGAGGGGCAGGTGGGTGCTGCCCCATCACCCCCACACCACCGCCGGGTGCTGGGTAACCGCTGAGGGTGTTTTTTGGCAGTTCCCAGGAGCGCTGCTCCATCCCCGTGGTGCAGATGTGGGCGGTGGAGCGGGTGGAGGAGGGCACCTTCCAGCACCCTCACGTCCTCCAGGTTGTGGCACAGAGTGGCAGCGGGCAGCTCCACACCACCTACATCCAGTGCAAGGTGGGTGCCTCCTCacccagcccccagcaccctgggaacCCCCCTAGacagcacctccagctcccatGGGGACAATGCATTTGGGGCAATGGTCCCAAATCCAGCTATGCCCAGGCACTGGTAATACTGGGagtactggggagcccagcgCTGGCTGTACTGGGGGCAAGAGGGGATCTGAGCCCTGGTTGTACTGGGAAAATGGGAGTATCCTACACTGGCTGTACTGGGGTGACTGAAGTACCAGCCCTGGCTATACTGGGGTTGATAGGGTTTCCAGTCATATCTGTACTGGTGTCACTGGGTTACTGTCTCTGGGATACTGGAATCAGTGTGGTATGCATCCATATCTGTACTGGGGTCTCTGAGGTACCAGCCCTCTCTGTACTGGGATCACTGGGGTCCAGCTCTGTTTGCACTGGGGTCACTGGGGTACCATTGCTCCTGCCGTGACATCTGGGTAGCTTTGTCACCGAACTGTCCCTCGTTGTCCCCTGGGCCCCAGCATCCCCCACTTGATGGAGACCCTGTCAGCATCATCCCTGCCCACCCTCcactcctccccttcccctctgggTGCCCATGGGTGCCACCATCCCTGGCTGTCCCACAGagctcccaggagctgtggcagTGGCTCTGGGCCCTGAGGCAGGTCAGCAGTGACAACCAGACCATGCTGCCCACTTGTCACCGGGGCACCTTCCATGCCGGCCGCTGgacctgctgcctgcagcctgcccGCACAGGTAAGCCTcaggggggggtgggtgggagaggggggaaggggaggtcCCATGGGTGCCTGTCACCCCGGCACCCCATTTTGGCTGTCCTTGGCAGCTCCCGGGTGCAGCCGCACCCACAGCACGGTGGCCCTGGGCGAGTGGAGAGACCCTCTGGACCCTGCAACAGCGGTGCAGACCCTCTACGGGCACCTCTGGAGGGCGGGGTGAgcctggagggggggaaggggaggtcCCGCGATTGCTGGTGGTCAGGGTGTCAGTGTGCTGAGGGGCTCTCTCCcacagggtgctgggggctgcaagGGCAGCACAAGGTCCCagcacccccccccccggggctgGCAGGtatggggaggggggagggtgCAGGGGGACCCTGCGGCGGGGGTAGGGGACATGCATGCATACGCTTGTAACACGCTTGCACACCTTTACAAAACGCTTGCACACGCTTGCAACATACTTGCACACACAACACGCTTGCACATGCTTGTAGCACTCTTGCACACGCACACGCCGTTCCCTCCACCAGGGGACAGCAAATACCCGGGGACACGGGGACAGACGTCCGGGCGGACGGAGGGACAGGTTGGGATGGATGGGGGGACGAGGTGGGGGGACGAGGAGGGACGTGGTGGGGCAGGGAGAATTTGGGGGGAGGGGTTAGTTCGGAGATGAGTGCGGGGGGAATGCTGGGGAGTGCTGGGCACGGGTCACAGGGGCGCCCCCGGACGGGTGCTGccgggggtggggggctggATGCGGTGCTCACCCTGCCAGGGAGTGCAGGGGGGACTCACGCAGGAGCGTGCTGCGGGACCTGGACCTCGCCCACGAAGCCTTCGCCCGCCGGGATGAGGCTCAAGGGCCACCCC
Proteins encoded in this region:
- the RASAL1 gene encoding LOW QUALITY PROTEIN: rasGAP-activating-like protein 1 (The sequence of the model RefSeq protein was modified relative to this genomic sequence to represent the inferred CDS: inserted 1 base in 1 codon; substituted 3 bases at 3 genomic stop codons), whose protein sequence is MAKTSSLHCRVLEGKDLPAKDVSGSSDSYCVVKVDNEVVARTATVWRSLNLFWGEEDTLRLPQGFHSLSIYVLDEDTIGQDGVIDVISHQQISVGPRGIDGWLSLAPVDPDGEVQGEIHLELCVPEQGHPRVLRCHFIEARXLSPTDLSGTSDPFARVSCCGQTLETQVMEKTRFPGWDEVLELEVVEGEPGGAMLSVEVWDWDIVGKNDFLGRVEFPLDTIFTKPPKGWFQLLPFPSTTKEHGGQRGALRLAVRLVEDRVLPAPYYQPLIQLLTKPILCPDQPPAGTALAILEEVTLGDSRQDVATKLVKIFLGQGLAVPLLDYLTTCELSRTTDPNTLFRSSSLASKSMGQLMKVVGLPYLHQVLKPVVNRIFEDXKCVELDPSRMELSHSRRISFKGSLSEARGQESSLEVLKGFLGDIMDSIVGSVEKCPLLMRVTFXQLRRRVEQRFPSAQHEAVGYFSISGFLLLWFFAPAVLTPKLFRLREQHAEPRTGRTLLLLAKAMQSIGNLGLQQGQGKEPWMXPLHTVLLPAVTRVKAFLDDLVTVESTQAGEGTVPPSLWDPSATIKEGFLHTRPAGEGTVLPRLAFKKRYFWLSSETLTYSKCPEGQERCSIPVVQMWAVERVEEGTFQHPHVLQVVAQSGSGQLHTTYIQCKVGASSPSPQHPGNPPRQHLQLPWGQCIWGNGPKSSYAQALSSQELWQWLWALRQVSSDNQTMLPTCHRGTFHAGRWTCCLQPARTAPGCSRTHSTVALGEWRDPLDPATAVQTLYGHLWRAGVLGAARAAQGPSTPPPGAGRECRGDSRRSVLRDLDLAHEAFARRDEAQGPPPRSPPAPTPASALSSPPTLTA